The following nucleotide sequence is from Azoarcus sp. CIB.
TTCGCCGCCGCAGACCGCCGCTACCGCCGTCTTGCCGAGCGCGAAGCCCCTGCGGGGGCGGCGCGCCAGGCTGCTTGAGAGGTTTCATGAAAGCGAAGTTCCTGGTTCCCCTGTTCATCTTCCTGCTGCTGGCGGGATTTCTCGGTTATGGATTGAAGCTCAACCCGCGCGAGGTTCCGTCGCCGCTGATCGGCAAACCCGCGCCGGCGTTCCGCGTGCCGCAGCTGCAGGCCGAAGACAAGTTCATCTCGCCCGAAGACCTCAAGGGGCGCGTGTGGCTCCTCAACGTCTGGGCGTCCTGGTGCATCTCGTGCCGCTATGAGCATCCGGTGCTGGTCGATTTCGCCCGCACCAGTCCGGTGCCCATCATCGGTCTCAACTACAAGGAAGTGCGCGGCGACGGCGCGCTCGACGTGAAGGGCCTCGATCCCGCGACCGAGCTCACAAGCGCCCGCCAGCGTGCGCGCCAGTGGCTCGTCGAGCACGGAGGCGATCCGTACATGGTGTCGGCAGTGGATCTGGACGGGCGCATCGGCATCGACTACGGCGTTTACGGTGTTCCGGAAACTTTCCTGATCGACCAGCAAGGTGTGATCCGCTACAAACACATCGGTCCGATTACCCCGGAATCGCTGCGCGACGTGCTGATTCCCAAGATCGCGGAGTTGCAACGTGCGAGCTGACCTGATGCGCCGCTTGGCGCTTGTTGCGGCCCTGCTTTTTCCGGTGGTGGGCCAGGCCGGCGAAGCGGTTCCGGTCTCCGACGACCCCGTCCTCGAGGAACGCGTCATGCGCCTGTCGCACGACCTGCGTTGCCTCGTCTGCCAGAACCAGTCGATCGCGGAATCCAACGCGCCGCTGGCGGTGGATCTGCGCAACCAGGTGCGCGAGCAGTTCCTCGCGGGCAAGGACGAAGCTGCCGTCGTGGACTACCTCGTTGCCCGCTACGGTGATTTCGTCCTCTATCTGCCGCCGTTCAAGGGAGCAACCCTGTTGCTCTGGCTCGGACCGGGGCTGCTGCTCGTCGCCGGAGCCGGATGGCTCGGCTGGCGCCTGCGCAGGCGCGTTCGCGAAGTTCCGCCGCCCCTGAGCGCGGAAGAGCATGCCCGCGCCTCTGCCCTGCTTGACGGCTCTGCCAAACCTTCCCAGGAGTCCCGCTCGTGACTGTTTTCCTGATCCTGGCCACCATGCTGGTGGCCGGTGCCCTGCTGCTCGTGATTCCGCCCATGCTGGGGACGGGAGCCAAGGCGCGCGAACATGCTGCACGTCAGGAACAGGCGCGTACCGTACTGATTGTGCTGCGCGAGCAACTCGCCGAACTCGAAGCCGACCACGTTGCGGGGCGCATCGCGGAGGCCGACTACAAGCGTTCTCGCGAAGAGCTCGAGCAGCGCGCGCTGACGGAGGCCGGCACGGCCGAGGCCGGCGTCGACGCCGCCCCCGCCCGTGGCTGGGCGCTCGGCGTGGTCTTCGCCGTGCCGGTTCTCGCGGTGGCCGTGTACCTCATCCTCGGCACCCCTGAGGGACTCGATCCCGCCAGCGCCAAACCCGCGCCCGAAGCGGGCCACCAGATCACGCCCGAGCAGATGCAGGCGATGGTGTCCCAACTCGCCGAGCGCCTCGAACGCGAGCCTGGCGACGTGCAGGGCTGGATGATGCTGGGCCGGTCGTTCGCCGTGATGCAGAACTTCCAGGGCGCCGTTGCGACGTGGAACAGGATCGGCAGGAATATTCCGGATCATCCCGACATTCTCGCCGACTGGGCTGACCTGCTTGCCGGCGCAGGCGGACGCAAGTTCGAGGGGGATCCCGACCGGCTCATCGCGCGTGCCCTCGAGCTGGCGCCGAATCACGTCAAGGCGCTGGCGCTTTCGGGTACGTCCGCGTTCGTCCGTCACGACTACGCGACCGCGTCCGCCCAATGGGAGAAGATCCTCGCCACCATGCCGCCCGGTGACGGTGCGTACAGCTCGATTCTGGCTAGCATCAACGAGGCCCGCACGAAGGGAGGGATGGCCCAGCTGAATCCGCCTGCCGGTGCTCAGGTGGCGGGAATTGGTGGTGCGGCCCGGGAAGACGGCGCCCAGGCCTCGTCGGCCCCCCTCACGTTGCGCGGCCGACTGAGCCTGTCGCCCGAGCTCGCACAACAAGCCGGTAGCGATGCGACTGTGTTTGTCTTTGCGCGTCCGCCGCAGGGCGGCATGCCGATTGCCGCTTTGCGCATGCGCGCCGGCGACCTGCCCGTCGATTTCGATTTCAGCAACGCACAACGCATGTCGCAGGGCCCCCTGCCGGAGCAGATCGCCGTCGGTGCGCGGCTGTCGAAGGGCGGTAGTGCGACAGCTGCCGCCGGCGATCTCGAAAGCCAGACGGTGCTGGCCTCGCCGGACGCCCAGGGCGTCAGCGTCGTGATCGACCGCGTGCGCAAGTAAGCGCCGCTTCTGCATAAATCGAGGGGCGTGGTGCCGCTGGCATCACGCCCCTTTCTTTGTTTACGGGTTTGGGGCGAGGCACCGGCGGATGGCTGCGCACGCCCAGCGACGTTCCCTGGCTCCGACCGATCAAGGCTGGGTGAGGAACCTCGATCACATCGGATAGCGCGCCTCGCCCGCTACCCGCCGCGCCTGTCGCGATCAGCCTGAGCGATCCATGCTCACCGAATGGATCCGAGACGGCGTTGAAGACCTGCCTGAACGCGCACAGACCGCGGAACCGCATGGCGGGAGTCGGCGGTGATGCGTTGATTCTCCAGGCGCAAAAAAGCCGCCCCACTCAGTGGGGCGGCCCGGGTGCTGCCGTGAAACTATCCTGCCGCTTCGCTCAAATCGCCGGACGGATATGGGCAACACCGCCGTAGCTGCCGATCCAGAGGTCCCCTTCCTTCGTCGTCGTCATCGAGAATACGGTGTCGTTGAACAGGCCATCGGCGGACTTCATGACGCGGAACTGATTGCCTTCCTTGACCGCCAGGCCGTTGTTCGTGCCTATCCACAGACGATTCTGCTGGTCGCGGTGCAGCATGAAGACATGGTTGCCAGGCAGTCCCTCGACGGTCGTGTAGTTCGTCCATTTCTGGCCGTCGTAATGCGCCAGGCCGCCACCCCAGGTGCCGGACCACACCGTGCCGTCCTCGTCGACGACGAGTGCAATGATGTAGTTCGGGTTGTAAGCCTGGTCGATCCCCTCGAGACCCATCTCGCGCTTCTGCTGGGCGTGGTGCAGCGATTCCTTCGCGGGATCGCTCTTGTAAGCGATGTCCTGCTTGACCTTGTCGTAGTCCGCACCGACGCCGCGGGAGTGGTTCCAGTTCTCCCACTTGCCATCCATGAAGCGGGCCATACCGCCTTCGGTCGCGAGCCACATTTCACCGTTCTTGCCTTCGGCGAGGCCGTACACCCAGTCGTTCGGGAGGCCGCCGCTGGTGCTTTCGACGGTATGGAGTTCCCAAGCCGCCGGATCCTTGAGCTTGCCGCCGCGGACGCGGTTTACGCCCGACCAGGTTGCGATCCAGATGTCGCCCGTACGGGTTTCGACCACGTCATACACGAAGGCGTCGCCCAATCCTTCGGGAATGTTGTAGGTGTCCCACGTGCCGGTCTTTTCGTCCAGCATCGACATGCCGCCGCCGTAGGTACCGACGGTGATCTTGCCCTGCACCCGACCGACATAGAACATGCCGTTCGACAGCAGGCCGCTCTGGTTGTCGAACATCTTGTATTCGTCGGTGCGCGTGTCGTAGCGGATGACGCCGCCAGAGGTCGCGACCCAGATCACGCCGTTGTCGGCAAAGATCTTCTTGACGTTCTTGTTGCCGACGCGGAAATGGGTGAATTTCTCGTTGGGGTCCACGCCGACCTTCCCCTCGCGGGTCTCCTGGCCACCGGCCGCCGATTGGGCGCCGGCCGGTGCGCTCGCAACGGAGGCGGGTGCGGGGGCCTTGGCCTGCTGCTGGCCGAGCGTATAGGCGCCGGCAATCGCGACGGCGCCGACGATGGCGGCGACGGCTGCAACTTTGTAACTCATGCGAAAGACTCCAGTTAAAGTTCCGGTTGTCGCTCGGCCGGCGGGGGCCGCAGAACGGTCCGCCGGCGCGTCCGACCTTGAGTGTGGATTACTTGCCGATGACCGAGACGCCGCGGCGTGTGCCGACCCAGATGTCGCCGTTGTCGGCTGCCGCAATCGTGTACACGTGCGAGTCGAGCAGACCTTCCTTGGTCGTGAAGGAGCGCCAGTTCTTGCCGTCGAAGCGCGATACGCCCTTGTCGGTGCCGAACCAGAACACGCCTTGCTTGTCCTGCGCCATCGAATACACGATGTTGCCGACCAGCCCGTCCTTGCTGTTGTAGTTCTTCCAGGACTTGCCGTCGAAGCGCGCGACCCCGCCACCCCACGTGCCGACCCACGCATCGCCCTGCGGGTCGATGTGCATCGCAAACGAGTAGTTCGGATTGTAGGTCGGCTGGCCGTGCTCCATCGTCGTCAGGTCGTGGCGCGACCGCGTGCCAAGGCCCGTGTTGCTCGATGCGGGGAGCTGTTCCGCGTTCGGTGCGCCCAGGCCGTCCTTGTGCGTCCAGGACTTCCACGTCTTGCCGTCGAACATCGACACGCCGCCTTCGGTTGCGAACCACGCGCGTCCCTTGGCGTCGACGTCAAGGCCGTACACCCACTCGTTGATGAGTTCCTTGACGTATTTCTTGAATTCGCCGGTCTTGACGTTGTAGTGGTTCACGCCCGCCCAGGTGCCAATCCAGAGGTTGCCATCCTTGTCGTTGGCGTAGGAGTAGATCCAATAGTCGGCGAGGCCATGCATCGGGAAGTAGGTTTTCCACTTGCCGTCCTTGTAGCGCGAGGCTCCGCCGGCGTTGGTGCCGAACCACTTGTAACCCTGCGAATCGATACCTACGGCAAACACGTATTCGTTCGCGAGTCCGTCAGCACGCGTAAAGGTGTTGCGCGGCTTGCGTGTCGAGAGGTCGATCTCATGCACCCCGGTCGATGTGCCCACCCAGATGGTGTTGGTGCCTTTCTCGATGGTCAGTGCGCGCACGTAAACGGTGTCACCGACATTGAAGGTCTCACGGACCCGGTAGTCGGGCGCCGGTGCCTGGGCAAAGGCGGATCCGGTCATGCAGGTGAGGGCAAGTCCGACCGCCGCGAGGGCGGTTCGTGCGTGCTGCAGATTCAGGGTCATCGTTGAAGTGTCCGTAAGTAAGCTATTACATCGAGTATTTCTTGATCCCTAAGGATGCCGGCGAATGACGGCATCATAATCTTGCCGCTCTTGATGGTGGCGAGCAACATCATGTCGGGTTGCATCAGGCGTTCCCCGCGCGAAAAATGCGGAGCGTTCGGTATCGCACTGTGTCCGCCGGGGCCATGGCAACCGATGCAATGCTGGTTGTAGATCCGTTGCCCTTCGATTACGTTCGCCGCGAAGGTGCTGCCAGATACCAGCATCGCTGAGGTCAGGGCGGATATTCCGATTGCGCGGATGATCGTCACTTGCGCGCTCCTTTCTTCCCTGTCCCCAAAATACCCGCAAGCCGTGTTTCCCACTGATCGGCGTTCGCAGCATCGGCGGTGAAACCGTACTTGCCTCCGCGGTAGCCCTGCGCGACTGCCCGGATGGCATCGACTTCACCGAGCTCGGCTGCCTTGAGGAGCATTTCACGCGCTTCCGGGGTGTCGGAATTTTCGGCCCCGAGGCGCTTGTCGCCCCGCACGAAGGCGAGGGCCATCGTGACGATCGCGAGCCTGTGCCCCTTACTGGCCGCCGAGCGCATCAGGCGGCCTGCATCTGCATCATTGGGGGCCTTCGCTTCGCCCGTGAAGTACATCTTTGCCAGCCCGTATTCGCC
It contains:
- the ccmI gene encoding c-type cytochrome biogenesis protein CcmI: MTVFLILATMLVAGALLLVIPPMLGTGAKAREHAARQEQARTVLIVLREQLAELEADHVAGRIAEADYKRSREELEQRALTEAGTAEAGVDAAPARGWALGVVFAVPVLAVAVYLILGTPEGLDPASAKPAPEAGHQITPEQMQAMVSQLAERLEREPGDVQGWMMLGRSFAVMQNFQGAVATWNRIGRNIPDHPDILADWADLLAGAGGRKFEGDPDRLIARALELAPNHVKALALSGTSAFVRHDYATASAQWEKILATMPPGDGAYSSILASINEARTKGGMAQLNPPAGAQVAGIGGAAREDGAQASSAPLTLRGRLSLSPELAQQAGSDATVFVFARPPQGGMPIAALRMRAGDLPVDFDFSNAQRMSQGPLPEQIAVGARLSKGGSATAAAGDLESQTVLASPDAQGVSVVIDRVRK
- a CDS encoding cytochrome c-type biogenesis protein, producing MRADLMRRLALVAALLFPVVGQAGEAVPVSDDPVLEERVMRLSHDLRCLVCQNQSIAESNAPLAVDLRNQVREQFLAGKDEAAVVDYLVARYGDFVLYLPPFKGATLLLWLGPGLLLVAGAGWLGWRLRRRVREVPPPLSAEEHARASALLDGSAKPSQESRS
- a CDS encoding two-component regulator propeller domain-containing protein, with the protein product MSYKVAAVAAIVGAVAIAGAYTLGQQQAKAPAPASVASAPAGAQSAAGGQETREGKVGVDPNEKFTHFRVGNKNVKKIFADNGVIWVATSGGVIRYDTRTDEYKMFDNQSGLLSNGMFYVGRVQGKITVGTYGGGMSMLDEKTGTWDTYNIPEGLGDAFVYDVVETRTGDIWIATWSGVNRVRGGKLKDPAAWELHTVESTSGGLPNDWVYGLAEGKNGEMWLATEGGMARFMDGKWENWNHSRGVGADYDKVKQDIAYKSDPAKESLHHAQQKREMGLEGIDQAYNPNYIIALVVDEDGTVWSGTWGGGLAHYDGQKWTNYTTVEGLPGNHVFMLHRDQQNRLWIGTNNGLAVKEGNQFRVMKSADGLFNDTVFSMTTTKEGDLWIGSYGGVAHIRPAI
- a CDS encoding cytochrome c, which encodes MTIIRAIGISALTSAMLVSGSTFAANVIEGQRIYNQHCIGCHGPGGHSAIPNAPHFSRGERLMQPDMMLLATIKSGKIMMPSFAGILRDQEILDVIAYLRTLQR
- a CDS encoding DsbE family thiol:disulfide interchange protein — translated: MKAKFLVPLFIFLLLAGFLGYGLKLNPREVPSPLIGKPAPAFRVPQLQAEDKFISPEDLKGRVWLLNVWASWCISCRYEHPVLVDFARTSPVPIIGLNYKEVRGDGALDVKGLDPATELTSARQRARQWLVEHGGDPYMVSAVDLDGRIGIDYGVYGVPETFLIDQQGVIRYKHIGPITPESLRDVLIPKIAELQRAS
- a CDS encoding tetratricopeptide repeat protein codes for the protein MKPALPTRPAPKTPNKEPDMKLPGTEKFVPAFSHTLFALTLFMTSAAALADAEADYKRGYDAYRVNDVAGAMEPLKKAADAGHAAAQALYGSILDSAELDDEAVPYLTKAADQGDTDGEYGLAKMYFTGEAKAPNDADAGRLMRSAASKGHRLAIVTMALAFVRGDKRLGAENSDTPEAREMLLKAAELGEVDAIRAVAQGYRGGKYGFTADAANADQWETRLAGILGTGKKGARK
- a CDS encoding two-component regulator propeller domain-containing protein, whose amino-acid sequence is MTLNLQHARTALAAVGLALTCMTGSAFAQAPAPDYRVRETFNVGDTVYVRALTIEKGTNTIWVGTSTGVHEIDLSTRKPRNTFTRADGLANEYVFAVGIDSQGYKWFGTNAGGASRYKDGKWKTYFPMHGLADYWIYSYANDKDGNLWIGTWAGVNHYNVKTGEFKKYVKELINEWVYGLDVDAKGRAWFATEGGVSMFDGKTWKSWTHKDGLGAPNAEQLPASSNTGLGTRSRHDLTTMEHGQPTYNPNYSFAMHIDPQGDAWVGTWGGGVARFDGKSWKNYNSKDGLVGNIVYSMAQDKQGVFWFGTDKGVSRFDGKNWRSFTTKEGLLDSHVYTIAAADNGDIWVGTRRGVSVIGK